The Equus caballus isolate H_3958 breed thoroughbred chromosome 19, TB-T2T, whole genome shotgun sequence DNA window ACAGAGGGCGTTTCTCGGGAGACAGCCACCCCTGGGAAGACAAAGACTCCATCACCTTCCACTCTCACGGATGGAAATTCCACACCATCAGAAACTTTGACAGCATCCATCTCAACAAAGCAAACTTCATCTCCTTCCACTGTAAGCAACACACCTCCAATGACATCACAGATGCTCACAACAACAAGTTCTGCAGACACCcccgcaggaaccacagggggcCCAACCGTACCTGGAACTGGCAGTTTCACTCCAGGTACCTCTGTAAGCGCAGTGACAACTGGATCAGAAGCACAGTCAGCACTTCTCACTACCAGCACCTTCACTGAGGAAGCATCAGCGGCTTCCCCGAACCACCAGACTCGGAGCGCGCAGACCACAGGAGAATCTCACATCTCCACCACTACAGCAGTGAGCACGTCGACTCCCTCACCCGTTCCAAGCAGACACACTCCTACAGAAGGCCCTTCTCAGGAGACATCCCCTTCCGTGGAACCGAGCACTCCATCCCCTTCCAGCGGCAGCATCACACCTCTGGCAGCATCAGAACTGTCGACAGCGCCAAACTCGACACATGAAACATCATCCCCTTCTGGTGTAAGCAGTGCACCTCCAACGACATCAAAGCTGCTCACATCACCCATTTCAGCAGACACCTCTGTGGGAACCACCGGGGACACACCACTGTCCGGGACTACGCGGTTTACTTCAGACAACACAGCAAGCTCAGTGACAACTGGACCAGAGGCACCATCCACAGCGCCCTCTTCCAGCACCTCCCCTCAGGAAACACCAGTGTCtcctcagaatcacctgactCAGAGCACGCAGGCCACCAGGGAGTCTCAAACCACCACCATCACAGCAGAGGGCACATCAAGTCTGTCTTCGTCCCCAAACGGACACACTCTCACAGAGGGCGTTTCTCGGGAGACTGCCACCTCTGGGAAGACAAAGACTCCGTCGCCTTCCACTCTCACCGACGGAAATTCCACGCCATCAGAAACTTTGACAGCATCCATCTCAACAAAGCAAACTTCATCTCCTTCCACTGTAAGCAACACACCTCCAATGACACCACAGGTGCTCACGACACCAGGTTTCCCAGGAACCACAGGGGGCCCATCCCTGCCTGGAACTGGCAGTTCCTCTCTAGGCACCACCGCAAGCACAGTGCCAACTGGACCAGAAGCACAGTCAGCACTTCCCACTTCCAGCACCTTCTCTCAGGAAGCCTCAGCGTCTTCTCAGAACCACCAGACTCGGAGCACGCAGACCACAGGAGAATCTCACACCAGCACCATCACAGCAGTGAGCACAGCAACACCCTCATCCTCCCCAAGGGGACACACTCCTACAGAGGGCGTTTCCCGGGGGACATCCACTGCAGGTGAGTCCAACGCCTCATCCCCTTCTAGTGTCAGCCACACACCGCAGGCAACGTCAGGAACATCGACAGACCCTACCTCCACAGACGCCACTTCACAAAACACACAGCACACAACGCTTCCTGTAGCAACAAGTTCTCCACTCATCTCAGCAGCCTCCGCAAAGACCGGAACAGACAGACAGTCCACAGCGCCCTCTTCCAGCACCTCTCCTCGGGGAACCCCAGGGTCTTCTCCGAACCAACAGACTCAGAGCATGGAGGTCACCACAGAATCTCAAACCAGCGCCATCACAGCAGAGGGCACATCAACTCTCTCTTTGTCCCCAAGCGGACACACTCTCACAGAGGGCGTTTCTCGGGAGACAGCCACCCCTGGGAAGACAAAGACTCCATCACCTTCCACTCTCACGGATGGAAATTCCACACCATCAGAAACTTTGACAGCATCCATCTCAACAAAGCAAACTTCATCTCCTTCCACTGTAAGCAACACACCTCCAATGACATCACAGATGCTCACAACAACAAGTTCTGCAGACACCcccgcaggaaccacagggggcCCAACCGTACCTGGAACTGGCAGTTTCACTCCAGGTACCTCTGTAAGCGCAGTGACAACTGGATCAGAAGCACAGTCAGCACTTCTCACTACCAGCACCTTCACTGAGGAAGCATCAGCGGCTTCCCCGAACCACCAGACTCGGAGCGCGCAGACCACAGGAGAATCTCACATCTCCACCACTACAGCAGTGAGCACGTCGACTCCCTCACCCGTTCCAAGCAGACACACTCCTACAGAAGGCCCTTCTCAGGAGACATCCCCTTCCGTGGAACCGAGCACTCCATCCCCTTCCAGCGGCAGCATCACACCTCTGGCAGCATCAGAACTGTCGACAGCGCCAAACTCGACACATGAAACATCATCCCCTTCTGGTGTAAGCAGTGCACCTCCAACGACATCAAAGCTGCTCACATCACCCATTTCAGCAGACACCTCTGTGGGAACCACCGGGGACACACCACTGTCCGGGACTACGCGGTTTACTTCAGACAACACAGCAAGCTCAGTGACAACTGGACCAGAGGCACCATCCACAGCGCCCTCTTCCAGCACCTCCCCTCAGGAAACACCAGTGTCtcctcagaatcacctgactCAGAGCACGCAGGCCACCAGGGAGTCTCAAACCACCACCATCACAGCAGAGGGCACATCAAGTCTGTCTTCGTCCCCAAACGGACACACTCTCACAGAGGGCGTTTCTCGGGAGACCGCCACCTCTGGGAAGACAAAGACTCCGTCGCCTTCCACTCTCACCGACGGAAATTCCACGCCATCAGAAACTTTGACAGCATCCATCTCAACAAAGCAAACTTCATCTCCTTCCACTGTAAGCAACACACCTCCAATGACACCACAGGTGCTCACGACACCAGGTTTCCCAGGAACCACAGGGGGCCCATCCCTGCCTGGAACTGGCAGTTCCTCTCTAGGCACCACCGCAAGCACAGTGCCAACTGGACCAGAAGCACAGTCAGCACTTCCCACTTCCAGCACCTTCTCTCAGGAAGCCTCAGCGTCTTCTCAGAACCACCAGACTCGGAGCACGCAGACCACAGGAGAATCTCACACCAGCACCATCACAGCAGTGAGCACAGCAACACCCTCATCCTCCCCAAGGGGACACACTCCTACAGAGGGCGTTTCCCGGGGGACATCCACTGCAGGTGAGTCCAACGCCTCATCCCCTTCTAGTGTCAGCCACACACCGCAGGCAACGTCAGGAACATCGACAGACCCTACCTCCACAGACGCCACTTCACAAAACACACAGCACACAACGCTTCCTGTAGCAACAAGTTCTCCACTCATCTCAGCAGCCTCCGCAAAGACCGGAACAGACAGACAGTCCACAGCGCCCTCTTCCAGCACCTCTCCTCGGGGAACCCCAGGGTCTTCTCCGAACCAACAGACTCAGAGCATGGAGGTCACCACAGAATCTCAAACCAGCGCCATCACAGCAGAGGGCACATCAACTCTCTCTTTGTCCCCAAGCGGACACACTCTCACAGAGGGCGTTTCTCGGGAGACAGCCACCCCTGGGAAGACAAAGACTCCATCACCTTCCACTCTCACGGATGGAAATTCCACGCCATCAGAAACTTTGACAGCATCCATCTCAACAAAGCAAACTTCATCTCCTTCCACTGTAAGCAACACACCTCCAATGACATCACAGATGCTCACAACAACAAGTTCTGCAGACACCcccgcaggaaccacagggggcCCAACCGTACCTGGAACTGGCAGTTTCACTCCAGGTACCTCTGTAAGCGCAGTGACAACTGGATCAGAAGCACAGTCAGCACTTCTCACTACCAGCACCTTCACTGAGGAAGCATCAGCGGCTTCCCCGAACCACCAGACTCGGAGCGCGCAGACCACAGGAGAATCTCACATCTCCACCACTACAGCAGTGAGCACGTCGACTCCCTCACCCGTTCCAAGCAGACACACTCCTACAGAAGGCCCTTCTCAGGAGACATCCCCTTCCGTGGAACCGAGCACTCCATCCCCTTCCAGCGGCAGCATCACACCTCTGGCAGCATCAGAACTGTCGACAGCGCCAAACTCGACACATGAAACATCATCCCCTTCTGGTGTAAGCAGTGCACCTCCAACGACATCAAAGCTGCTCACATCACCCATTTCAGCAGACACCTCTGTGGGAACCACCGGGGACACACCACTGTCCGGGACTACGCGGTTTACTTCAGACAACACAGCAAGCTCAGTGACAACTGGACCAGAGGCACCATCCACAGCGCCCTCTTCCAGCACCTCCCCTCAGGAAACACCAGTGTCtcctcagaatcacctgactCAGAGCACGCAGGCCACCAGGGAGTCTCAAACCACCACCATCACAGCAGAGGGCACATCAAGTCTGTCTTCGTCCCCAAACGGACACACTCTCACAGAGGGCGTTTCTCGGGAGACCGCCACCTCTGGGAAGACAAAGACTCCGTCGCCTTCCACTCTCACCGACGGAAATTCCACGCCATCAGAAACTTTGACAGCATCCATCTCAACAAAGCAAACTTCATCTCCTTCCACTGTAAGCAACACACCTCCAATGACACCACAGGTGCTCACGACACCAGGTTTCCCAGGAACCACAGGGGGCCCATCCCTGCCTGGAACTGGCAGTTCCTCTCTAGGCACCACCGCAAGCACAGTGCCAACTGGACCAGAAGCACAGTCAGCACTTCCCACTTCCAGCACCTTCTCTCAGGAAGCCTCAGCGTCTTCTCAGAACCACCAGACTCGGAGCACGCAGACCACAGGAGAATCTCACACCAGCACCATCACAGCAGTGAGCACAGCAACACCCTCATCCTCCCCAAGGGGACACACTCCTACAGAGGGCGTTTCCCGGGGGACATCCACTGCAGGTGAGTCCAACGCCTCATCCCCTTCTAGTGTCAGCCACACACCGCAGGCAACGTCAGGAACATCGACAGACCCTACCTCCACAGACGCCACTTCACAAAACACACAGCACACAACGCTTCCTGTAGCAACAAGTTCTCCACTCATCTCAGCAGCCTCCGCAAAGACCGGAACAGACAGACAGTCCACAGCGCCCTCTTCCAGCACCTCTCCTCGGGGAACCCCAGGGTCTTCTCCGAACCAACAGACTCAGAGCATGGAGGTCACCACAGAATCTCAAACCAGCGCCATCACAGCAGAGGGCACATCAACTCTCTCTTTGTCCCCAAGCGGACACACTCTCACAGAGGGCGTTTCTCGGGAGACAGCCACCCCTGGGAAGACAAAGACTCCATCACCTTCCACTCTCACGGATGGAAATTCCACGCCATCAGAAACTTTGACAGCATCCATCTCAACAAAGCAAACTTCATCTCCTTCCACTGTAAGCAACACACCTCCAATGACATCACAGATGCTCACAACAACAAGTTCTGCAGACACCcccgcaggaaccacagggggcCCAACCGTACCTGGAACTGGCAGTTTCACTCCAGGTACCTCTGTAAGCGCAGTGACAACTGGATCAGAAGCACAGTCAGCACTTCTCACTACCAGCACCTTCACTGAGGAAGCATCAGCGGCTTCCCCGAACCACCAGACTCGGAGCGCGCAGACCACAGGAGAATCTCACATCTCCACCACTACAGCAGTGAGCACGTCGACTCCCTCACCCGTTCCAAGCAGACACACTCCTACAGAAGGCCCTTCTCAGGAGACATCCCCTTCCGTGGAACCGAGCACTCCATCCCCTTCCAGCGGCAGCATCACACCTCTGGCAGCATCAGAACTGTCGACAGCGCCAAACTCGACACATGAAACATCATCCCCTTCTGGTGTAAGCAGTGCACCTCCAACGACATCAAAGCTGCTCACATCACCCATTTCAGCAGACACCTCTGTGGGAACCACCGGGGACACACCACTGTCCGGGACTACGCGGTTTACTTCAGACAACACAGCAAGCTCAGTGACAACTGGACCAGAGGCACCATCCACAGCGCCCTCTTCCAGCACCTCCCCTCAGGAAACACCAGTGTCtcctcagaatcacctgactCAGAGCACGCAGGCCACCAGGGAGTCTCAAACCACCACCATCACAGCAGAGGGCACATCAAGTCTGTCTTCGTCCCCAAACGGACACACTCTCACAGAGGGCGTTTCTCGGGAGACCGCCACCTCTGGGAAGACAAAGACTCCGTCGCCTTCCACTCTCACCGACGGAAATTCCACGCCATCAGAAACTTTGACAGCATCCATCTCAACAAAGCAAACTTCATCTCCTTCCACTGTAAGCAACACACCTCCAATGACACCACAGGTGCTCACGACACCAGGTTTCCCAGGAACCACAGGGGGCCCATCCCTGCCTGGAACTGGCAGTTCCTCTCTAGGCACCACCGCAAGCACAGTGCCAACTGGACCAGAAGCACAGTCAGCACTTCCCACTTCCAGCACCTTCTCTCAGGAAGCCTCAGCGTCTTCTCAGAACCACCAGACTCGGAGCACGCAGACCACAGGAGAATCTCACACCAGCACCATCACAGCAGTGAGCACAGCAACACCCTCATCCTCCCCAAGGGGACACACTCCTACAGAGGGCGTTTCCCGGGGGACATCCACTGCAGGTGAGTCCAACGCCTCATCCCCTTCTAGTGTCAGCCACACACCGCAGGCAACGTCAGGAACATCGACAGACCCTACCTCCACAGACGCCACTTCACAAAACACACAGCACACAACGCTTCCTGTAGCAACAAGTTCTCCACTCATCTCAGCAGCCTCCGCAAAGACCGGAACAGACAGACAGTCCACAGCGCCCTCTTCCAGCACCTCTCCTCGGGGAACCCCAGGGTCTTCTCCGAACCAACAGACTCAGAGCATGGAGGTCACCACAGAATCTCAAACCAGCGCCATCACAGCAGAGGGCACATCAACTCTCTCTTTGTCCCCAAGCGGACACACTCTCACAGAGGGCGTTTCTCGGGAGACAGCCACCCCTGGGAAGACAAAGACTCCATCACCTTCCACTCTCACGGATGGAAATTCCACGCCATCAGAAACTTTGACAGCATCCATCTCAACAAAGCAAACTTCATCTCCTTCCACTGTAAGCAACACACCTCCAATGACATCACAGATGCTCACAACAACAAGTTCTGCAGACACCcccgcaggaaccacagggggcCCAACCGTACCTGGAACTGGCAGTTTCACTCCAGGTACCTCTGTAAGCGCAGTGACAACTGGATCAGAAGCACAGTCAGCACTTCTCACTACCAGCACCTTCACTGAGGAAGCATCAGCGGCTTCCCCGAACCACCAGACTCGGAGCGCGCAGACCACAGGAGAATCTCACATCTCCACCACTACAGCAGTGAGCACGTCGACTCCCTCACCCGTTCCAAGCAGACACACTCCTACAGAAGGCCCTTCTCAGGAGACATCCCCTTCCGTGGAACCGAGCACTCCATCCCCTTCCAGCGGCAGCATCACACCTCTGGCAGCATCAGAACTGTCGACAGCGCCAAACTCGACACATGAAACATCATCCCCTTCTGGTGTAAGCAGTGCACCTCCAACGACATCAAAGCTGCTCACATCACCCATTTCAGCAGACACCTCTGTGGGAACCACCGGGGACACACCACTGTCCGGGACTACGCGGTTTACTTCAGACAACACAGCAAGCTCAGTGACAACTGGACCAGAGGCACCATCCACAGCGCCCTCTTCCAGCACCTCCCCTCAGGAAACACCAGTGTCtcctcagaatcacctgactCAGAGCACGCAGGCCACCAGGGAGTCTCAAACCACCACCATCACAGCAGAGGGCACATCAAGTCTGTCTTCGTCCCCAAACGGACACACTCTCACAGAGGGCGTTTCTCGGGAGACCGCCACCTCTGGGAAGACAAAGACTCCGTCGCCTTCCACTCTCACCGACGGAAATTCCACGCCATCAGAAACTTTGACAGCATCCATCTCAACAAAGCAAACTTCATCTCCTTCCACTGTAAGCAACACACCTCCAATGACACCACAGGTGCTCACGACACCAGGTTTCCCAGGAACCACAGGGGGCCCATCCCTGCCTGGAACTGGCAGTTCCTCTCTAGGCACCACCGCAAGCACAGTGCCAACTGGACCAGAAGCACAGTCAGCACTTCCCACTTCCAGCACCTTCTCTCAGGAAGCCTCAGCGTCTTCTCAGAACCACCAGACTCGGAGCACGCAGACCACAGGAGAATCTCACACCAGCACCATCACAGCAGTGAGCACAGCAACACCCTCATCCTCCCCAAGGGGACACACTCCTACAGAGGGCGTTTCCCGGGGGACATCCACTGCAGGTGAGTCCAACGCCTCATCCCCTTCTAGTGTCAGCCACACACCGCAGGCAACGTCAGGAACATCGACAGACCCTACCTCCACAGACGCCACTTCACAAAACACACAGCACACAACGCTTCCTGTAGCAACAAGTTCTCCACTCATCTCAGCAGCCTCCGCAAAGACCGGAACAGACAGACAGTCCACAGCGCCCTCTTCCAGCACCTCTCCTCGGGGAACCCCAGGGTCTTCTCCGAACCAACAGACTCAGAGCATGGAGGTCACCACAGAATCTCAAACCAGCGCCATCACAGCAGAGGGCACATCAACTCTCTCTTTGTCCCCAAGCGGACACACTCTCACAGAGGGCGTTTCTCGGGAGACAGCCACCCCTGGGAAGACAAAGACTCCATCACCTTCCACTCTCACGGATGGAAATTCCACGCCATCAGAAACTTTGACAGCATCCATCTCAACAAAGCAAACTTCATCTCCTTCCACTGTAAGCAACACACCTCCAATGACATCACAGATGCTCACAACAACAAGTTCTGCAGACACCcccgcaggaaccacagggggcCCAACCGTACCTGGAACTGGCAGTTTCACTCCAGGTACCTCTGTAAGCGCAGTGACAACTGGATCAGAAGCACAGTCAGCACTTCTCACTACCAGCACCTTCACTGAGGAAGCATCAGCGGCTTCCCCGAACCACCAGACTCGGAGCGCGCAGACCACAGGAGAATCTCACATCTCCACCACTACAGCAGTGAGCACGTCGACTCCCTCACCCGTTCCAAGCAGACACACTCCTACAGAAGGCCCTTCTCAGGAGACATCCCCTTCCGTGGAACCGAGCACTCCATCCCCTTCCAGCGGCAGCATCACACCTCTGGCAGCATCAGAACTGTCGACAGCGCCAAACTCGACACATGAAACATCATCCCCTTCTGGTGTAAGCAGTGCACCTCCAACGACATCAAAGCTGCTCACATCACCCATTTCAGCAGACACCTCTGTGGGAACCACCGGGGACACACCACTGTCCGGGACTACGCGGTTTACTTCAGACAACACAGCAAGCTCAGTGACAACTGGACCAGAGGCACCATCCACAGCGCCCTCTTCCAGCACCTCCCCTCAGGAAACACCAGTGTCtcctcagaatcacctgactCAGAGCACGCAGGCCACCAGGGAGTCTCAAACCACCACCATCACAGCAGAGGGCACATCAAGTCTGTCTTCGTCCCCAAACGGACACACTCTCACAGAGGGCGTTTCTCGGGAGACCGCCACCTCTGGGAAGACAAAGACTCCGTCGCCTTCCACTCTCACCGACGGAAATTCCACGCCATCAGAAACTTTGACAGCATCCATCTCAACAAAGCAAACTTCATCTCCTTCCACTGTAAGCAACACACCTCCAATGACACCACAGGTGCTCACGACACCAGGTTTCCCAGGAACCACAGGGGGCCCATCCCTGCCTGGAACTGGCAGTTCCTCTCTAGGCACCACCGCAAGCACAGTGCCAACTGGACCAGAAGCACAGTCAGCACTTCCCACTTCCAGCACCTTCTCTCAGGAAGCCTCAGCGTCTTCTCAGAACCACCAGACTCGGAGCACGCAGACCACAGGAGAATCTCACACCAGCACCATCACAGCAGTGAGCACAGCAACACCCTCATCCTCCCCAAGGGGACACACTCCTACAGAGGGCGTTTCCCGGGGGACATCCACTGCAGGTGAGTCCAACGCCTCATCCCCTTCTAGTGTCAGCCACACACCGCAGGCAACGTCAGGAACATCGACAGACCCTACCTCCACAGACGCCACTTCACAAAACACACAGCACACAACGCTTCCTGTAGCAACAAGTTCTCCACTCATCTCAGCAGCCTCCGCAAAGACCGGAACAGACAGACAGTCCACAGCGCCCTCTTCCAGCACCTCTCCTCGGGGAACCCCAGGGTCTTCTCCGAACCAACAGACTCAGAGCATGGAGGTCACCACAGAATCTCAAACCAGCGCCATCACAGCAGAGGGCACATCAACTCTCTCTTTGTCCCCAAGCGGACACACTCTCACAGAGGGCGTTTCTCGGGAGACAGCCACCCCTGGGAAGACAAAGACTCCATCACCTTCCACTCTCACGGATGGAAATTCCACGCCATCAGAAACTTTGACAGCATCCATCTCAACAAAGCAAACTTCATCTCCTTCCACTGTAAGCAACACACCTCCAATGACATCACAGATGCTCACAACAACAAGTTCTGCAGACACCcccgcaggaaccacagggggcCCAACCGTACCTGGAACTGGCAGTTTCACTCCAGGTACC harbors:
- the LOC138914996 gene encoding serine-rich adhesin for platelets-like, with the protein product MRGAHWRRVPWLFLSCLCSCLFWPVVLGTVTSTPVTTASSTTTTQKTSSRTSPQGTSGSSPNQQTQSMEVTTESQTSAITAEGTSTLSLSPSGHTLTEGVSRETATPGKTKTPSPSTLTDGNSTPSETLTASISTKQTSSPSTVSNTPPMTSQMLTTTSSADTPAGTTGGPTVPGTGSFTPGTSVSAVTTGSEAQSALLTTSTFTEEASAASPNHQTRSAQTTGESHISTTTAVSTSTPSPVPSRHTPTEGPSQETSPSVEPSTPSPSSGSITPLAASELSTAPNSTHETSSPSGVSSAPPTTSKLLTSPISADTSVGTTGDTPLSGTTRFTSDNTASSVTTGPEAPSTAPSSSTSPQETPVSPQNHLTQSTQATRESQTTTITAEGTSSLSSSPNGHTLTEGVSRETATSGKTKTPSPSTLTDGNSTPSETLTASISTKQTSSPSTVSNTPPMTPQVLTTPGFPGTTGGPSLPGTGSSSLGTTASTVPTGPEAQSALPTSSTFSQEASASSQNHQTRSTQTTGESHTSTITAVSTATPSSSPRGHTPTEGVSRGTSTAGESNASSPSSVSHTPQATSGTSTDPTSTDATSQNTQHTTLPVATSSPLISAASAKTGTDRQSTAPSSSTSPRGTPGSSPNQQTQSMEVTTESQTSAITAEGTSTLSLSPSGHTLTEGVSRETATPGKTKTPSPSTLTDGNSTPSETLTASISTKQTSSPSTVSNTPPMTSQMLTTTSSADTPAGTTGGPTVPGTGSFTPGTSVSAVTTGSEAQSALLTTSTFTEEASAASPNHQTRSAQTTGESHISTTTAVSTSTPSPVPSRHTPTEGPSQETSPSVEPSTPSPSSGSITPLAASELSTAPNSTHETSSPSGVSSAPPTTSKLLTSPISADTSVGTTGDTPLSGTTRFTSDNTASSVTTGPEAPSTAPSSSTSPQETPVSPQNHLTQSTQATRESQTTTITAEGTSSLSSSPNGHTLTEGVSRETATSGKTKTPSPSTLTDGNSTPSETLTASISTKQTSSPSTVSNTPPMTPQVLTTPGFPGTTGGPSLPGTGSSSLGTTASTVPTGPEAQSALPTSSTFSQEASASSQNHQTRSTQTTGESHTSTITAVSTATPSSSPRGHTPTEGVSRGTSTAGESNASSPSSVSHTPQATSGTSTDPTSTDATSQNTQHTTLPVATSSPLISAASAKTGTDRQSTAPSSSTSPRGTPGSSPNQQTQSMEVTTESQTSAITAEGTSTLSLSPSGHTLTEGVSRETATPGKTKTPSPSTLTDGNSTPSETLTASISTKQTSSPSTVSNTPPMTSQMLTTTSSADTPAGTTGGPTVPGTGSFTPGTSVSAVTTGSEAQSALLTTSTFTEEASAASPNHQTRSAQTTGESHISTTTAVSTSTPSPVPSRHTPTEGPSQETSPSVEPSTPSPSSGSITPLAASELSTAPNSTHETSSPSGVSSAPPTTSKLLTSPISADTSVGTTGDTPLSGTTRFTSDNTASSVTTGPEAPSTAPSSSTSPQETPVSPQNHLTQSTQATRESQTTTITAEGTSSLSSSPNGHTLTEGVSRETATSGKTKTPSPSTLTDGNSTPSETLTASISTKQTSSPSTVSNTPPMTPQVLTTPGFPGTTGGPSLPGTGSSSLGTTASTVPTGPEAQSALPTSSTFSQEASASSQNHQTRSTQTTGESHTSTITAVSTATPSSSPRGHTPTEGVSRGTSTAGESNASSPSSVSHTPQATSGTSTDPTSTDATSQNTQHTTLPVATSSPLISAASAKTGTDRQSTAPSSSTSPRGTPGSSPNQQTQSMEVTTESQTSAITAEGTSTLSLSPSGHTLTEGVSRETATPGKTKTPSPSTLTDGNSTPSETLTASISTKQTSSPSTVSNTPPMTSQMLTTTSSADTPAGTTGGPTVPGTGSFTPGTSVSAVTTGSEAQSALLTTSTFTEEASAASPNHQTRSAQTTGESHISTTTAVSTSTPSPVPSRHTPTEGPSQETSPSVEPSTPSPSSGSITPLAASELSTAPNSTHETSSPSGVSSAPPTTSKLLTSPISADTSVGTTGDTPLSGTTRFTSDNTASSVTTGPEAPSTAPSSSTSPQETPVSPQNHLTQSTQATRESQTTTITAEGTSSLSSSPNGHTLTEGVSRETATSGKTKTPSPSTLTDGNSTPSETLTASISTKQTSSPSTVSNTPPMTPQVLTTPGFPGTTGGPSLPGTGSSSLGTTASTVPTGPEAQSALPTSSTFSQEASASSQNHQTRSTQTTGESHTSTITAVSTATPSSSPRGHTPTEGVSRGTSTAGESNASSPSSVSHTPQATSGTSTDPTSTDATSQNTQHTTLPVATSSPLISAASAKTGTDRQSTAPSSSTSPRGTPGSSPNQQTQSMEVTTESQTSAITAEGTSTLSLSPSGHTLTEGVSRETATPGKTKTPSPSTLTDGNSTPSETLTASISTKQTSSPSTCTSNDIKAAHITHFSRHLCGNHRGHTTVRDYAVYFRQHSKLSDNWTRGTIHSALFQHLPSGNTSVSSESPDSEHAGHQGVSNHHHHSRGHIKSVFVPKRTHSHRGRFSGDRHLWEDKDSVAFHSHRRKFHAIRNFDSIHLNKANFISFHCKQHTSNDTTGAHDTRFPRNHRGPIPAWNWQFLSRHHRKHSANWTRSTVSTSHFQHLLSGSLSVFSEPPDSEHADHRRISHQHHHSSEHSNTLILPKGTHSYRGRFPGDIHCRNFDSIHLNKANFISFHCKQHTSNDITDAHNNKFCRHPRRNHRGPNRTWNWQFHSRYLCKRSDNWIRSTCTSNDIKAAHITHFSRHLCGNHRGHTTVRDYAVYFRQHSKLSDNWTRGTIHSALFQHLPSGNTSVSSESPDSEHAGHQGVSNHHHHSRGHIKSVFVPKRTHSHRGRFSGDRHLWEDKDSVAFHSHRRKFHAIRNFDSIHLNKANFISFHCKQHTSNDTTGAHDTRFPRNHRGPIPAWNWQFLSRHHRKHSANWTRSTVSTSHFQHLLSGSLSVFSEPPDSEHADHRRISHQHHHSSEHSNTLILPKGTHSYRGRFPGDIHCRNFDSIHLNKANFISFHCKQHTSNDITDAHNNKFCRHPRRNHRGPNRTWNWQFHSRYLCKRSDNWIRSTCTSNDIKAAHITHFSRHLCGNHRGHTTVRDYAVYFRQHSKLSDNWTRGTIHSALFQHLPSGNTSVSSESPDSEHAGHQGVSNHHHHSRGHIKSVFVPKRTHSHRGRFSGDRHLWEDKDSVAFHSHRRKFHAIRNFDSIHLNKANFISFHCKQHTSNDTTGAHDTRFPRNHRGPIPAWNWQFLSRHHRKHSANWTRSTVSTSHFQHLLSGSLSVFSEPPDSEHADHRRISHQHHHSSEHSNTLILPKGTHSYRGRFPGDIHCRNFDSIHLNKANFISFHCKQHTSNDITDAHNNKFCRHPRRNHRGPNRTWNWQFHSRYLCKRSDNWIRSTCTSNDIKAAHITHFSRHLCGNHRGHTTVRDYAVYFRQHSKLSDNWTRGTIHSALFQHLPSGNTSVSSESPDSEHAGHQGVSNHHHHSRGHIKSVFVPKRTHSHRGRFSGDRHLWEDKDSVAFHSHRRKFHAIRNFDSIHLNKANFISFHCKQHTSNDTTGAHDTRFPRNHRGPIPAWNWQFLSRHHRKHSANWTRSTVSTSHFQHLLSGSLSVFSEPPDSEHADHRRISHQHHHSSEHSNTLILPKGTHSYRGRFPGDIHCRNFDSIHLNKANFISFHCKQHTSNDITDAHNNKFCRHPRRNHRGPNRTWNWQFHSRYLCKRSDNWIRSTCTSNDIKAAHITHFSRHLCGNHRGHTTVRDYAVYFRQHSKLSDNWTRGTIHSALFQHLPSGNTSVSSESPDSEHAGHQGVSNHHHHSRGHIKSVFVPKRTHSHRGRFSGDRHLWEDKDSVAFHSHRRKFHAIRNFDSIHLNKANFISFHCKQHTSNDTTGAHDTRFPRNHRGPIPAWNWQFLSRHHRKHSANWTRSTVSTSHFQHLLSGSLSVFSEPPDSEHADHRRISHQHHHSSEHSNTLILPKGTHSYRGRFPGDIHCR